The window GCCTGGCCAGGATCGCCTTTGACGGCATGCAGTTTCGCACGGATATCGGCGCCGCGGTCGAGCCGGCGCGGGAAGGGGTCAGCGTGTGATGAGTCGGCCCGTCGTCGGCATCGTCCTGGGGTCGGAGTCCGATCGGCCGCTGATGGAGGAGGCGACACGCACCCTGGCGGAGTTCGACCTCCCCTGCGAGGTGGTCGTGGCGTCCGCCCATCGGGCGCCCGATCTGGTTGATCACTACGCCCGAGCGGCCGAAGAGCGCGGCCTCCGCGTCCTGATCGCCGCCGCGGGCGGAGCGGCGCATCTGGCCGGAGTGATCGCCGCCCGCACGGTGCTGCCGGTGATCGCCGTGCCCCTTGCGGCGACCCCCCTGGGGGGGCTCGATGCGCTGCTCTCCGCGGTCCAGATGCCGCCGGGCGTCCCCGTGGCCACGGTCTCCATTGGGGCGTGGGGAGCGCGCAACGCCGCGCTCCTGGCCGTCGAGATGCTGGCCCTCTCGGATGCGGCGCTGCGCGCGCGTCTGCGGGAGTTCAAAGCCGCCATGGCCCGCAAGATCGAGGCCGCGTCCGGCTTCAGCCCGGGCGTCACGCGGTAGCGGCGCGCCGGAGAAGGGAGGGGGCATGGCGGTCACGGCGGTGGTCGGCGGGCACTGGGGAGACGAGGGGAAAGGCAAGGTCGTCGATGCCCTCGCCGCCCGGGCCGACATGGTGATCCGCTACAACGGCGGCAACAACGCCGGCCACACCATCGTGGGCGGGCAGGGGG is drawn from Armatimonadota bacterium and contains these coding sequences:
- the purE gene encoding 5-(carboxyamino)imidazole ribonucleotide mutase, whose product is MSRPVVGIVLGSESDRPLMEEATRTLAEFDLPCEVVVASAHRAPDLVDHYARAAEERGLRVLIAAAGGAAHLAGVIAARTVLPVIAVPLAATPLGGLDALLSAVQMPPGVPVATVSIGAWGARNAALLAVEMLALSDAALRARLREFKAAMARKIEAASGFSPGVTR